The following proteins come from a genomic window of Nicotiana tomentosiformis chromosome 12, ASM39032v3, whole genome shotgun sequence:
- the LOC138903092 gene encoding uncharacterized protein, with product MYFPNEEVSFVREYIIEAYDGWRIFFDGAANFKGVAIRAVLELETSQHYLVSTKLRFPYTNNMAEYEAYILGLRLAIDMNVQELLVIGVSDLLVHQNEFADALATLSSMIQHPDKNFIDPILIEIHKQPAYCAHVEEGFDGNPWFHDIKEYLEKGGYTKNDTHTQKRTLQRLANLFF from the exons ATGTATTTTCCTAACGAAGAGGTATCGTTTGTAAGAGAATATATTATCGAGGCATACGATGGTTGGAGGATATTCTTcgacggagcagcaaacttcaaaggagtggccATCAGAGCTGTCTTAGAGTTAGAGACCAGTCAACATTACCTGGTATCTACAAAACTCAGGTTCCCGtacaccaataatatggcagaatatgaggcctacatcctgggactcaggttggccattgacatgaacgttcaggagttATTGGTAATAGGAGTTTCAGATCTATTGGTgcaccag aatgagtttgcagatgcattggccactttgtcttccatgatacaacatccggacaagaatttcatcgatccgaTCCTAATAGAAATTCATAAGcaaccagcttattgtgctcatgttgaagaagggTTCgacggaaatccatggttccacgatatCAAGGAATACTTGGAAAAGGGAGGATATACAAAGAATGATACCCACACTCAGAAGCGCACGCTCCAAAGATTAGCCAATCTTTTCTTTTAA